Proteins found in one Vicinamibacteria bacterium genomic segment:
- a CDS encoding CBS domain-containing protein — protein sequence MVNKGVDAIVVVEEGIAVGMFTASDLARRVSYKRLPMDRTAVKDVMSSPLHYAAPNTPCRDA from the coding sequence ATGGTCAACAAGGGAGTCGACGCGATCGTCGTGGTGGAAGAAGGAATCGCCGTTGGGATGTTCACCGCGAGCGATCTGGCCCGCCGGGTCAGTTACAAGAGGCTCCCCATGGATCGGACGGCGGTCAAAGATGTGATGTCGTCTCCGCTACATTACGCCGCACCGAATACGCCTTGCCGAGACGCCC